Within Parachlamydia acanthamoebae, the genomic segment CGTCAATAAGAGGGTCATCAAAAGGCTTCCCAATAAGGTAAGCGGGCTCCAAAGGTTACGTTGCTCACGTAAAGCATCTTTCATGGCTTGGAGAACGGCTAAATGCCGTGCATTCACTTTTTCTCCCTGATCAATAATGCGACTTCCAGCACTAATGTGGGTGTATTTATCTGGTACTTTTGCTTGAATGCGCTTGCGCAGCTCTCGTTCTGCTGCAATATCCTCTTCTAAAATCCAAAATTTTTCCTGAAAGTATTCGATCAAAAATGTAATTGTTCCATCGTGAAATTCACTTTTAGGCAATGCAATGGTTTGAAGTTTTTTCCAGATTTGAGGAGGAAGGCTAACGGGCTCTGACAAATCCGCAGGAGTATAGATCTGATAATTTTCTGCGTTGATTTCATTTTCTTTGGTTTTTTGGAGCGTCCTAGGATCCGTCAAGCGAAGCTTGATTAGAGCTTCAACAAGATTATCACCGCCTTTATAGACATCTTCAAAAGAACTTTCAGGAGCAGATTTGCGCCAGTCTTGATTAAAGATGAGAAAGTTTTCGAATTCTAAACGTCTTTCATTGATTTCTTTTTCTGAAATGCGATAGATTTTCCCTAAATCTTTAACCATTTCTTGTTTGAGAAGAATGGTCGCTTCTTCGTTGTAAAAGTCTGTATCAACTTGTGCGACGATGTAGCTAGGGGCATAGTGATTGAGGTCCAATGTTTCGATTCTCACTTCTCGAAAATGAAGAATCATAAACAAAGGGATCATAAACACTAAGCCGATCAGGAATCTTATGCCAAGATTTTTGTCAAAAAAGCCCTGCTCGCGAGAAAATTTGAGCTCGTTATAGTTCTCAAGCTCACTAGATTGATCATTCATTGAAATGTATTTTCCTTAGCCGATGAATTTCGGCTTTATTTCTACTAGACAACATTATTGAAAATAATTAAACATTTTGCCAAGTAAAATTAATTCTGTATTTATAATAATCTTCGACAACATAATAGCTCAAGTTAAGAGTTGAGTATATGTGGTATAAATCAAAATAAAGTTATAAATGCGTCAAAGAAGGCTTCACATGGGACTAAAAACAGTCTTGGTTGTTGGAGGTGCTGGATTTATTGGTTCACACGTCAATAAAATGCTGCATCAAGCAGGTTATCACACAATTGTTTTAGATAATTTAAGCACAGGCACACAATTGACCGTTACACGAGGAACCTTTCTTAAAGGCGATCTTGCAGACAGGGCATGCCTAGACTTCATTTTCTCCAGTTATCCCATCGATGCCGTCATGCATTTTGCAGCCCTTATTGATGTGGGTGAATCGATGCATTCCCCTGCTTTATACTATCGTAATAATGTCGCAAATACCCTAAATTTGCTGGAGGCGATGCATAAGCATCAGATCCCTATTTTTATCTTTTCTTCCTCTGCTGCGATATTTGGCACTCCACAAACAACTTTTATCAATGAAGAACATCCATGCCTCCCCATCAATCCATATGGAGAAACAAAATGGATAGTCGAAAAAATGTTGCGAGATTTTGAATTGGCATACGGACTTAAATCGACGTGCTTGCGTTACTTCAATGCCGCTGGGGGAGATCCTGATGGGGAAATCAAAAATTTTAAGAAAAAAGAAACAAACCTCATTCCTCTTGTCCTACGCAGCCTCAAAAAACCGGAAGGCTTTATCTCTATTTTTGGAACAGACTATCCCACACCAGATGGGACATGCATCCGGGATTACATTCACGTTTCGGATATTGGAGAAGCCCATATTTTAGCCATGCAGCAATTATTTAATGGAGCACCATCCGATGCTTATAACCTGGGTAATGGACAAGGTTTTTCAGTTCGACAAGTCATCGAAAAAGCAGAAACTGTAACAGGTTTTAATGTTCGAGTTGTGGAGGCTGATCGTAGGCCAGGAGACCCAGCGATTCTTGTTGCAAATGCCGATAAAGCTGCACAAAAATTAGGCTGGGTCCCCCGTTATCCAGACTTAGAAATCATGATTGAACATGCCTGGTTAGCTCTTAACTAGTCTCGACAAGCTTGTTCAAACTTATCAAGAGCGATGTCAATAGTATCTGTAGCTATGACTCCAGGAATTAAGTTCTTAGCTTCCTCCCAGAGGACTTCTTTAGAATCGCTTCTAAGAAGTGCTTCCACTATATTCACATTTCTTTCTTGAATGGCAAGACGTAAAGCTCTTTGACCTTGGTTATGGGCCATTAAATCCATTCCCTCATATCCGAGAAAGTCCGCAAATAGTTGGAAATTCCCTTTTTGCACAGCATAAGTTAACGCAGTTTGTTCTTCATCATCCACTTTAAAAGGCACATTGATCACTTCAAAAGCACCTTTTTTCAGCTTTTCGGCGATGGCAATATTTTTTCCGTCGAACCCAGTAAGATCTGGATCAGATTCCACATAAAGCTCAAGGACATGACTCTGCTTACCTTCTTTTTGATAGCTTAGTAGCTTTTTCTCCAACAGATAATCGATGCACTTTTCACTACCAACATTAAATAAAGATCGCCAGAGATTATAAATATTTTTTGCCAAAAAATTTCGTCCTGTAATCTCGTCTAGCTTTCTTAAAAAAAAGACATGATCCCGATTGAGCGCTGCCGATAAAACATTTGTAAATATAAATTTTTGTGTTCTTCCTGAAAACAAAGCGGTTTTATGCATAATGGTTAAAAGCAAATCTTCCGAATTTAAAATGATCGAGAGATATAATAAATTCTTTAAAGTGATCTTTGATTTTTCTGTTTCATCAAATGGAACAGTTGCTAGATATCGAACAATTAAAGGCTCAATGCGAAGGCTCGATTGAATCATCCTATCAGAAGCACAACTCTTAATCCAATTTTCCCATTTGACTGTTTGGTCATAGGCGTCATTTAAAGAATAGCTCTCTGCTTCAATTTTTTTTGCAAATGCTTCTTTTTCCTGTTGAAGCTTTTGTGCTCTAAGAATTTCAGCTGTTTCTCGGTCGGCTTTTTCTTGCTTTTCATCAATAAAAGTATTGATCATTCCCAAAGCTCTCGCCATCGTACCTTCATCAAAATGATCTCCAAAAAAATGCTTTATGGGAGCAGTAAAATGACGTATCGTTGAAACAAAATTTGGATCTTCTAAAATTTGAACAACTCCAACTTCTCCGGCACGAAGAAGAGCTCCCCAATGTGCGCATCTTTCTCGAATTTCGTCTCCATTAAAAACATACGCATTTCCGTCTGCTTGTATTTTTTCATCTTCTGAGAGGGCAGCTGCAATGGCGATTTGTTTGCGTTCCTGTAGATTGTGAGAATCATTCTGTGTACCCTGGAAAACATCAAGCGCCTCAGAGTCTTGAGAACTTAGGTGATCTTCAGAATCATCAGACTCTGAGGAACTTTCAAGATCTTCGGTTGTCTGTGACTCCTCAGAATCTTGTGGCTCTTGAGGTCTTGAAGTAGGAGCTGCTTGCGGAAGTAATCGCAAACAGTCATTTAAAATTTTCTGGTTTCTTGCCGTTTTTTTTTGGCTCAATCCATCCGTTTTAAATATTTGCTGAAAAATAATTGTCAAATTCGTGATGTTTTGCTGGCGCTCATCCCCTTCAAATAATTCACTCTTTTTCTCTTGCACGAATGCTTGGATTTTTTTTGCCACATGTGGGGTATGAGTTCTTTCAAATTTAATGCCGATACATGCAAAGATTTGCTTTATAAAATCGGAAAAGCAGCCATCTTTCTCTCGGGTCTGCAATTTGGTACTTATGCATATTCCATCTTTTTGAACTGCATCAGCAACCTCTTTAATGTTGGTAGATAGAAATTGATCCTGACGCAATAAACTCAACTTAATCATAATTAATAACCTCAATATTGATCAACAAACAATAAACTATTTTTTAATACAAAACAAGCATAATAAACTAATTGCTGAGAAATCTCTATGCAAAATTAGACATTAAGTTTTGCATAAATTATGCGACATTCGATACACTAGATATTAAATTCGCATTCACTTTTTTATCGGTTTACCATGTCCCATTATCAAGTTTCGGCAAGAAAGTATCGCCCTCAAAGATTTCAAGAAGTTCTTGGACAAGATCCTATTATTACAACCCTAAAAAATGCCATTCAGATGGGACGTCTTGCCAATGCCTATTTATTTTGCGGATCACGCGGAACAGGGAAAACAACTTTAGCTCGTTTATTTGCAAAAGCCCTTAACTGCCTTACCCCTTCGCCTGAACATGAGCCATGCAATCAGTGCGCTTCCTGTCGAGAAATTTCAACAGGACATTCTTTAGATGTTTTAGAAATTGATGGTGCATCCCACCGTGGAATCGATGACATTCGGCAAATTAACGAAACAGTGGGATATGCAGCTGCATCGGGAAAATATAAAATTTATATTATTGATGAAGTGCACATGCTAACAAAAGAAGCTTTCAATGCCTTGCTTAAAACGTTAGAAGAACCTCCTTTAAACGTTAAATTCTTCTTCGCAACAACAGAACCGCATAAAGTTCTTCCCACCATTTTAAGTCGATGCCAACGTTTTAATTTGAACCGCATTCCTCTTGAAAAAATTGTGGAAAAGTTACGCCACATTACGCAAGATATGGGGATTGAGGCTCAAGAAGAAGCCCTCCACATTATTGCGAAAAGAGCCGAAGGAGGACTTCGGGATGCAGAATCTCTCTTAGATCAAGTTTTGGTCTTTCACGATGGTGCCATGAGTACCCAATCTGTGGCTTCTGTTTTAGGCATTATGCCAAAAGAAGTCCTGTTTGACTTTGATAAAGCTGGTAAAGAAGGACACCTTGCTGCGGCATTTGAAATTGCCCACCATATTTTTACAGAAGGAAAAGACTGGCAGCAATTCTGTGAAACACTGGTTGAACATTTCCGCACCCTTTTGCTCATTAAACTATCTGGAAAACAAGCCCCCTTTCTAGCCCTTTCCGATCATGAACGGGACCGTTATGAACTTTCGGCTAAGCTTTACTCGCAAGAGCAGTGTTTAAACTTATTAGATTATTTTGTTGAACTGCAAAGTCAAATTCGCTTTGCCCCATCGCCACGCATTGCTCTTGAAGCAGGTCTTTTACACGCCATGCGCAGCCATCAGCGCCTTCCTATTGAAGTATTAGTCCATCGTTTAGGAGAACTAGAACAGGCTGTTGCTAAAAATCCAACTGGTCCCGAATCTTTTGCACCTCCACCCACAACGCCTCAAGCTACAACCAATCAATTTACCGTACCAGTGGCTCCAAAACCAATGCCAGTGGCACAAAAACCGACTCCAGCTGTGTCAATTAGCGAAGACCCTTCTCCTTCGTTACAAGATTTGGGGATTAAAGCGACTTCAGCTGCTCAAAAACCAAAAGAATTTATACCAAAAACTGAACCCATTCATGAAAAGCTTCCTGCTCCAATTGAATTGGGCTCTCGCCCAACTCCTGAAGCGCAACTTATTTCCAAGCAAGATCAAAGTGCTTACGATACTCGTTTACAATTTGCTGCTGTTGAGTTGGGGGGAAAACTCCAAAAAAAACCTTTTACTAAATTCTAAATCTAGGAGAAAACATGGGAACAGGCTTTTCGAAAAGAAAAAAACAGGCAAAATTACTTCAACAGCAACTTTCTCAAATGCAAAACCAGATGAAAGAAACGGAAGTAACTGGAACAGCAGGAAATGGCCTGGTAACTATCACATTATCTGGCGATAACTCCATGAAAGACATCAAAATTAAGCCTGAATGTGTCGATCCTGAAGATGTAGAAGGACTACAAGACCTTATTAAAGCAGCTTATGAAGATGCCTTAAGCAAAATGCAACAAGACACCCCTTCCTTACCACCAGGATTTCCTGATCTGAAAAGCTTCGGATTGAATTTCTAATTTATCAATTAGGCTTATCTTGGCAAGACGGGATAAGCCTATACTTATTAAAAAAAACACCTGTGTTTCATATGATCATTGGCAGCTGGCACAAAAGCCTTCTTCTATTTGTAGATATTCCCTACAAAGCTATCCTGAAATAATTTTATGCACTCTTCAAGCGTAAAAAAGCTAAATTTGGATTTTCTGATCATTCATCCCGCTCACCAAAAATTTTGCCCACAGAAATGCCCTTCAACAATCAAGTTATCGATTTCCCCAGCACGCGGCAAAGTCTAAGATTTGCAAAAATAAAAGCTATAACGAGTATTAATTAAATCTAGAGAATAAGATCAGCCGAAGTTGTTCATCCAACATCAATCGTTACAAAAGACAGAAAGTTTTTAATCATTTTACCTTCGAGTAAGTAAATAATCCGCAAACTACATACTTATTTTTGGAAGCCTAATAATTGTAAAAACAATCCTCTGGGACATTTTTTTGGTATTCGCTGACAAGCAATTCCATAATCTCTTGAGCTGTTGAAAGGGAAAGAATGGTTTCTGCGAGTAAACTTGCAGCCACGATACTTGTACTGCGAATCGCATGCTTAATCACAGGAATGTGACGAGGAGAAACTGATAATTCATGAATTCCCAATCCTAGTAATAAAGGCGTAAAACGGGGATCAGCTGCAACTTCCCCACAAACTGTCACAGGAATTCCATAATGATTCGCCTCTGTCGCAATCAATTTGATTAAACGGATTACGCTAGGATCGGTTTGGGCATAGATACTATTGACATGCTGATTTCCTCTGTCCACAGCCATGGAATATTGCACGAGATCATTCGTTCCGATCGATAAAAAGTCACATTGTTGCGCGAGTAAGTCTGCAATAATTGCCGCTGAAGGCACTTCAATCATACACCCTAAAGGAACTGTATGAGGAATTTGATATCCTTCTTGGTGGAGCTCTTCGGTTACTTCGCGTAGAATTTGCTTAGCTTCTTCTAATTCAGAAAGAGCCGAAATCATCGGAAGCAAAATCTTAACCCTCCCATAAGCACTTGTTCGCAAAATTGCCCTCAGTTGGGTCTTAAATATGTCTCTTTCTTTCAAAAGAAAACGAATCGCTCGGCAACCTAAAAAAGTTTGGGCTTCATTGTCCTGCGGGAAATTAATCAACATTTTATCGCCACCGACATCAAATGTTCGAATAACAACCGCTTTATTTGGCATGTTATCAACAACTTGTCGGTATAGAGCAAACTGTGAATCTTCATCCGGCAAGCCGTCGCGAGTCAGAAGAGCATACTCAGTTCGCAAAAGGCCAACGCCACTGGTGCCATATTTTTTCGCTGTATCCACTTCTTCAGGCGTATCAATGTTGGCTGACAAAATAACCTGATACCCGTCGATAGTCTCAGGAGCATAACTTGCGGCTCGCTGTAGGACTCTAAAATGGGTCGAAAGTTGTGTCGATAAATTTTGATAATATTCTTGAGATTCTAAACTTGGATTTAAAATAATACCACCTGTGCGACCATCCACAATCACACGTTCGATGACTCGAGGATCCAAGGTATCGATTTTAATGTTTGAAACAAAAGGAATCCCTTTAGCTTTTGCAACAATCGCGGCATGAGACGTTTCTCCACCCGCTTCGGTTATAAAAGCCACAATATTTTCAGGCCTCGCTTCTGCGACATCTGAAGTGGTCAATTCATGTGCAAAAACAACAGATCCTGGAGGAACTTCTGTTAAAATGATCCGTACTGAATTCCGTAAATACCCTAAAATTCTTCGAGAAAGGTCCTGAATATCTTTAAATCTTTCACGAAAAATGGGATCGCGAATGGAATTAAATTTTTGCTCATATTTTTTTATAGCGGTTTGGAAAACATGCTCAGAATTTTTCTGTGTCTTCCGAATTTCTTTTTCAATTTCTGTCGTAATCAAAGGGTCTTGAATAATCTGCAAATGAGCTTCAAGAATTGAAGCTCCTTCTACAATCCCTTCTTTTTCCAGCTTGGACTGCAACTTTTCAATATCTTTTCTGCAGAGATTCACCGCACAAGTATAGCGGAGAACTTCTTGCTCAATTTCGTGTTTAGAAAGCGTAAATTCCGGAAGGACGTCTTCTATTACCGTAAAGAAGAAAGGTGTTCCAATAGCGATTCCTCGACATAGAGCAGCTCCTCTTAGATGAACTTCTTTCGCATTTAGCTTCATTCACGCTTCCCAAAATTTGTTTTCAAAAGCCTCGATTAACTTGAATTTCGTTTGTTCCGCATCCCCGCCATCAACGGTCACGATAATTTTCGAATTCTTCGGAGCTGCTAACATTAAAATACCTAAAACACTTTTTGCATTCACGGTTTCTTTTCTACAGGTAAAATGCACACTACTTTTACAATTTTGTAATAATTTCACAATGACAGTTGCAGGACGCGTATGTAAACCCATAGAATTTTTCACATGAACTTGAAAGACTTCTTTCACTGGTCTCTACTCCTTTTTCCTGATTTTTCAGAAATCACATCATACAATTTTGTACTAAACTCTTGGGCCGAATTATATCCCATCCGCTTTAATCGATGATTTAGTGCGATCGTTTCTAGCAGCAAAACCACATCTCGTCCGGGTTTGACCGGGAGGATATGAAAAGGAAGCTTTACATCGAGAATATCACAATATTTTTCGTCTAATCCCACTCTATCGTAAAAATTTTGTTCATCCCAGGCCTCCAATTTCACAACGATATCAATACTTTTTTGATATCTGACACAAACAGCTCCGTATAACTTAGCGACATTGATAATTCCGATTCCTCGGATTTCCATGTGGTGCCGCGTTAATTCAGCACCTGAACCTTCCAAGTAACTTCCCTCTCGTTTTTTCACTTTAACGATGTCGTCAGAAATTAAACGGTGGCCCCTTTCAATTAAACCTAACGCAGCTTCACTTTTACCCACGGAGGAATCGCCTTGAATAAGAACTCCTACGCCAAAAACTTCAACCAATGTCCCATGACAACTCATGCTAGAAGCAAACTCTTCCATCAAGAGAAGTGTTAATTTACTTAACAAATTCATCGTTGTCATATTAGCACGAAAAAGTGGAACTTGATATTTTTCGCAAACAACCGACAATTCCTTTGGTGGACGATAGCGTCTTGCGACAATAACCGCAGGAGTAGATTTTGTCAAAATAGATTCTAGGCGAGCAATTCTTAATTCGGAATCGAGATCTAATAAATACTCAATTTCGACTTT encodes:
- the hprK gene encoding HPr(Ser) kinase/phosphatase — protein: MYLVEDLYKRHADKLGLELIAGKTGMKRCIRVPEAHRPGLALSGYLKSHAHKRILIFGKVEIEYLLDLDSELRIARLESILTKSTPAVIVARRYRPPKELSVVCEKYQVPLFRANMTTMNLLSKLTLLLMEEFASSMSCHGTLVEVFGVGVLIQGDSSVGKSEAALGLIERGHRLISDDIVKVKKREGSYLEGSGAELTRHHMEIRGIGIINVAKLYGAVCVRYQKSIDIVVKLEAWDEQNFYDRVGLDEKYCDILDVKLPFHILPVKPGRDVVLLLETIALNHRLKRMGYNSAQEFSTKLYDVISEKSGKRSRDQ
- a CDS encoding HPr family phosphocarrier protein; the protein is MKEVFQVHVKNSMGLHTRPATVIVKLLQNCKSSVHFTCRKETVNAKSVLGILMLAAPKNSKIIVTVDGGDAEQTKFKLIEAFENKFWEA
- the galE gene encoding UDP-glucose 4-epimerase GalE, coding for MGLKTVLVVGGAGFIGSHVNKMLHQAGYHTIVLDNLSTGTQLTVTRGTFLKGDLADRACLDFIFSSYPIDAVMHFAALIDVGESMHSPALYYRNNVANTLNLLEAMHKHQIPIFIFSSSAAIFGTPQTTFINEEHPCLPINPYGETKWIVEKMLRDFELAYGLKSTCLRYFNAAGGDPDGEIKNFKKKETNLIPLVLRSLKKPEGFISIFGTDYPTPDGTCIRDYIHVSDIGEAHILAMQQLFNGAPSDAYNLGNGQGFSVRQVIEKAETVTGFNVRVVEADRRPGDPAILVANADKAAQKLGWVPRYPDLEIMIEHAWLALN
- the ptsP gene encoding phosphoenolpyruvate--protein phosphotransferase: MKLNAKEVHLRGAALCRGIAIGTPFFFTVIEDVLPEFTLSKHEIEQEVLRYTCAVNLCRKDIEKLQSKLEKEGIVEGASILEAHLQIIQDPLITTEIEKEIRKTQKNSEHVFQTAIKKYEQKFNSIRDPIFRERFKDIQDLSRRILGYLRNSVRIILTEVPPGSVVFAHELTTSDVAEARPENIVAFITEAGGETSHAAIVAKAKGIPFVSNIKIDTLDPRVIERVIVDGRTGGIILNPSLESQEYYQNLSTQLSTHFRVLQRAASYAPETIDGYQVILSANIDTPEEVDTAKKYGTSGVGLLRTEYALLTRDGLPDEDSQFALYRQVVDNMPNKAVVIRTFDVGGDKMLINFPQDNEAQTFLGCRAIRFLLKERDIFKTQLRAILRTSAYGRVKILLPMISALSELEEAKQILREVTEELHQEGYQIPHTVPLGCMIEVPSAAIIADLLAQQCDFLSIGTNDLVQYSMAVDRGNQHVNSIYAQTDPSVIRLIKLIATEANHYGIPVTVCGEVAADPRFTPLLLGLGIHELSVSPRHIPVIKHAIRSTSIVAASLLAETILSLSTAQEIMELLVSEYQKNVPEDCFYNY
- a CDS encoding ankyrin repeat domain-containing protein yields the protein MIKLSLLRQDQFLSTNIKEVADAVQKDGICISTKLQTREKDGCFSDFIKQIFACIGIKFERTHTPHVAKKIQAFVQEKKSELFEGDERQQNITNLTIIFQQIFKTDGLSQKKTARNQKILNDCLRLLPQAAPTSRPQEPQDSEESQTTEDLESSSESDDSEDHLSSQDSEALDVFQGTQNDSHNLQERKQIAIAAALSEDEKIQADGNAYVFNGDEIRERCAHWGALLRAGEVGVVQILEDPNFVSTIRHFTAPIKHFFGDHFDEGTMARALGMINTFIDEKQEKADRETAEILRAQKLQQEKEAFAKKIEAESYSLNDAYDQTVKWENWIKSCASDRMIQSSLRIEPLIVRYLATVPFDETEKSKITLKNLLYLSIILNSEDLLLTIMHKTALFSGRTQKFIFTNVLSAALNRDHVFFLRKLDEITGRNFLAKNIYNLWRSLFNVGSEKCIDYLLEKKLLSYQKEGKQSHVLELYVESDPDLTGFDGKNIAIAEKLKKGAFEVINVPFKVDDEEQTALTYAVQKGNFQLFADFLGYEGMDLMAHNQGQRALRLAIQERNVNIVEALLRSDSKEVLWEEAKNLIPGVIATDTIDIALDKFEQACRD
- a CDS encoding YbaB/EbfC family nucleoid-associated protein; this encodes MGTGFSKRKKQAKLLQQQLSQMQNQMKETEVTGTAGNGLVTITLSGDNSMKDIKIKPECVDPEDVEGLQDLIKAAYEDALSKMQQDTPSLPPGFPDLKSFGLNF
- the dnaX gene encoding DNA polymerase III subunit gamma/tau — translated: MSHYQVSARKYRPQRFQEVLGQDPIITTLKNAIQMGRLANAYLFCGSRGTGKTTLARLFAKALNCLTPSPEHEPCNQCASCREISTGHSLDVLEIDGASHRGIDDIRQINETVGYAAASGKYKIYIIDEVHMLTKEAFNALLKTLEEPPLNVKFFFATTEPHKVLPTILSRCQRFNLNRIPLEKIVEKLRHITQDMGIEAQEEALHIIAKRAEGGLRDAESLLDQVLVFHDGAMSTQSVASVLGIMPKEVLFDFDKAGKEGHLAAAFEIAHHIFTEGKDWQQFCETLVEHFRTLLLIKLSGKQAPFLALSDHERDRYELSAKLYSQEQCLNLLDYFVELQSQIRFAPSPRIALEAGLLHAMRSHQRLPIEVLVHRLGELEQAVAKNPTGPESFAPPPTTPQATTNQFTVPVAPKPMPVAQKPTPAVSISEDPSPSLQDLGIKATSAAQKPKEFIPKTEPIHEKLPAPIELGSRPTPEAQLISKQDQSAYDTRLQFAAVELGGKLQKKPFTKF